From the genome of Nakamurella flavida, one region includes:
- a CDS encoding ABC transporter permease, which produces MDVATPVPAGGLAPLGVASTDPAPPVRGSRVRAGALLPTVPFFAYLALFLLLPTVLVAVGAFRGPDGFTLANFREMGSASVRDAFVQSIALSAITAVIGAVVGGVVAVVLAAGADGVLRRVVVAACSVLAQFGGVMLAFAFIATVGTTGLVTTLLADVGVASTGGWLYEFPGLVLVYTYFQIPLMVIVFLPAAQGLRPQWREATESLGGTGWVFWRRVGGPLLAPAFLGSALLLFANAFSAYATAAALITQYNTLVPLQIRGALISDVNLGQGNLASALALGMVVVVAVVMAGYAWLGRRSARWLR; this is translated from the coding sequence ATGGATGTCGCGACCCCTGTCCCCGCCGGCGGCCTCGCACCGCTCGGTGTCGCGTCGACCGACCCGGCTCCCCCCGTGCGGGGGAGCCGGGTCCGGGCCGGCGCGCTGCTGCCCACGGTGCCGTTCTTCGCCTACCTGGCCCTGTTCCTCCTGCTGCCCACGGTTCTCGTCGCCGTCGGCGCCTTCCGGGGACCGGACGGGTTCACCCTGGCCAACTTCCGCGAGATGGGTTCCGCGTCGGTCCGTGACGCGTTCGTGCAGTCCATCGCGTTGTCGGCGATCACCGCCGTCATCGGCGCGGTGGTCGGCGGCGTCGTGGCCGTGGTGCTGGCCGCCGGGGCCGACGGGGTGCTGCGCCGGGTCGTGGTCGCCGCCTGCTCGGTGCTGGCCCAGTTCGGCGGGGTGATGCTGGCCTTCGCCTTCATCGCCACCGTCGGCACCACCGGGCTCGTCACCACCCTGTTGGCCGACGTCGGCGTCGCCTCCACCGGGGGATGGCTGTACGAGTTCCCCGGCCTGGTGCTGGTCTACACGTACTTCCAGATCCCCCTCATGGTCATCGTCTTCCTGCCCGCGGCGCAGGGCCTGCGCCCGCAGTGGCGGGAGGCCACCGAGAGTCTCGGCGGCACGGGATGGGTGTTCTGGCGTCGGGTCGGCGGCCCGCTGCTGGCGCCGGCGTTCCTCGGGTCGGCGCTGCTGCTGTTCGCCAACGCCTTCTCGGCCTACGCCACGGCGGCCGCCCTCATCACGCAGTACAACACCCTGGTGCCGCTGCAGATCCGCGGCGCCCTGATCAGCGACGTCAACCTCGGTCAGGGCAATCTGGCCAGTGCCCTGGCCCTGGGCATGGTCGTCGTGGTCGCCGTCGTCATGGCCGGGTATGCCTGGTTGGGCCGGCGCAGCGCGCGGTGGTTGCGATGA
- a CDS encoding ABC transporter permease, translated as MTTATDRSPAAARPSPTPPGTGRRRLGRRGRAALLRWAVLTPVLAFFLIPLIAMLDFSTRTLGGKRTGKAWAALVDPEQLSSRYRPLWDGLLSSAVLVVLTVVLMAVLLVPTMIWVRMRVPGLRRTMEFLCLLPLTIPAIVLVVGLAPIYRGVSEVLSTSAIWLCFAYVILVLPFAYRSLDAGLAAIDVTTLSEAARSLGAGWWTLVWRVILPNLRGALLAASFLSVALVLGEFTVASLLSRNNLQTGIYTVSQAEPRLATAIALLALVLVFVLLLGLSLISGRRRPGRTASRKES; from the coding sequence ATGACGACCGCGACCGACCGCTCACCCGCGGCCGCCCGCCCGTCCCCGACGCCCCCCGGGACCGGCCGTCGGCGGCTCGGCCGTCGCGGTCGGGCGGCACTGCTGCGCTGGGCGGTTCTCACCCCGGTGCTGGCGTTCTTCCTCATCCCGCTGATCGCGATGCTCGACTTCTCCACCCGCACTCTCGGTGGGAAGCGGACGGGCAAGGCGTGGGCGGCGCTGGTCGATCCGGAGCAGCTCTCCAGCCGCTACCGGCCGTTGTGGGACGGCCTGCTGTCCTCCGCGGTGCTCGTCGTGCTGACCGTCGTCCTGATGGCGGTGCTGTTGGTGCCCACCATGATCTGGGTGCGCATGCGGGTGCCGGGACTGCGTCGCACCATGGAGTTCCTCTGCCTGCTGCCGCTGACCATCCCGGCGATCGTGCTGGTCGTCGGGCTGGCCCCGATCTACCGCGGGGTGTCGGAAGTGCTGTCGACGTCGGCGATCTGGCTGTGCTTCGCCTACGTGATCCTGGTGCTGCCGTTCGCCTACCGGTCGTTGGACGCGGGGCTGGCGGCCATCGACGTGACCACCCTCTCGGAGGCGGCCCGCAGTCTGGGCGCCGGCTGGTGGACGTTGGTGTGGCGGGTGATCCTGCCCAATCTGCGGGGCGCGTTGCTGGCCGCCTCGTTCCTGTCGGTGGCCCTGGTGCTGGGCGAGTTCACCGTCGCGTCGCTGCTCAGCCGCAACAACCTGCAGACCGGCATCTACACCGTGTCGCAGGCCGAACCCCGGTTGGCGACCGCCATCGCCCTGCTCGCCCTCGTCCTGGTCTTCGTGCTGCTGCTCGGCCTCTCGCTGATCAGCGGACGCCGCCGGCCGGGCCGTACCGCATCCCGCAAGGAGTCCTGA
- a CDS encoding ABC transporter ATP-binding protein, protein MVQQLDTSAPDKRSAAAHVAAPTGVPVELRGLRRRFGSVQALAGLDLDLAPGELVVLLGPSGCGKTTALRALAGLEDVDEGTLRVAGLDLTGVPAAKRDMGMVFQAYSLFPHMTARENVEFGLRLRGQGRAERRRAAEEHLELVGLGSAAGRYAHQLSGGQQQRVALARALAIRPRVLLLDEPLSALDAQVRVQLREEIRRIQSEVGITTLFVTHDQEEALAVADRVGVMRDGRLEQIDTPDAIYTRPATPFVASFIGISNSVPGVADAGYVQVLGRSVPLLPGSAVDGRVRVLLRPESIHLVPTAPGAPAGPGDGVVVSTSFLGAFGRTRVELGDGLVLTVHISSDRARHLGPGTSVTASPDSVAALAVPA, encoded by the coding sequence ATGGTCCAGCAGCTCGACACGTCCGCCCCCGACAAGCGTTCGGCTGCAGCTCATGTCGCGGCCCCGACCGGAGTCCCGGTCGAGCTGCGCGGTCTGCGCCGGCGGTTCGGCTCCGTGCAGGCGCTCGCCGGGCTCGACCTCGACCTGGCCCCCGGCGAGCTGGTGGTGCTGCTCGGCCCGTCCGGCTGCGGCAAGACCACGGCCCTGCGCGCCCTGGCCGGACTCGAGGACGTCGACGAGGGCACCCTGCGGGTGGCCGGGCTGGACCTCACCGGGGTGCCGGCCGCCAAGCGGGACATGGGCATGGTGTTCCAGGCCTACTCGCTGTTCCCGCACATGACCGCGCGGGAGAACGTCGAGTTCGGGTTGCGGCTGCGCGGGCAGGGCCGCGCCGAACGTCGGCGGGCGGCCGAGGAACACCTCGAACTGGTGGGGTTGGGTTCGGCCGCCGGCCGGTACGCCCACCAGCTGTCCGGCGGTCAGCAGCAGCGGGTCGCGTTGGCGCGGGCGCTGGCCATCCGGCCGCGGGTGCTGCTGCTCGACGAGCCGTTGTCCGCGCTGGACGCGCAGGTCCGGGTGCAGCTGCGGGAGGAGATCCGGCGCATCCAGTCCGAGGTCGGCATCACCACCCTGTTCGTCACCCACGACCAGGAGGAGGCGCTGGCCGTCGCCGACCGGGTCGGCGTCATGCGGGACGGCCGGCTCGAGCAGATCGACACCCCGGACGCGATCTACACCCGCCCGGCGACGCCGTTCGTGGCGTCGTTCATCGGGATCAGCAACAGCGTCCCGGGTGTCGCCGACGCCGGATACGTCCAGGTGCTGGGCCGCTCGGTGCCGCTGCTCCCCGGCTCGGCGGTCGACGGTCGGGTGCGCGTGCTGTTGCGACCCGAGTCGATCCACCTGGTACCCACCGCTCCCGGGGCACCCGCCGGGCCGGGGGACGGTGTGGTGGTCTCGACCAGTTTCCTGGGCGCGTTCGGTCGCACCCGGGTCGAGCTCGGCGACGGGCTCGTCCTCACGGTGCACATCTCGTCGGACCGGGCCCGCCACCTGGGTCCGGGTACCTCGGTGACCGCGTCCCCCGATTCCGTGGCGGCACTGGCGGTCCCGGCCTGA
- the phoU gene encoding phosphate signaling complex protein PhoU: MRQAYQISLSYLGDNGSKMCDIASNCLRDATKAMLDTDLSLAEAVIASDVQLDEMRAIAETHAMELLALQSPVASDLRTVVSALWIVADLQRMGALAIHVAKAARRRHPAPVIPAQLRPIIERMGSVGVHLADQAGVVLRTRDVELARRLEQEDELMDDLQRQMFAAMLSPTWSHGVAAAVDISLLVRFYERFADHAVAVARRVIFLVTGENVGGDTTPALTAPER; this comes from the coding sequence ATGCGCCAGGCCTACCAGATCAGCCTCTCCTATCTCGGGGACAACGGCTCGAAGATGTGTGACATCGCGAGCAATTGTCTCCGCGATGCGACCAAGGCGATGCTGGACACCGATCTCAGCCTCGCCGAGGCCGTCATCGCCTCCGATGTGCAGCTCGACGAGATGCGCGCGATCGCCGAGACGCACGCCATGGAGCTGCTGGCCCTGCAGTCGCCCGTCGCGTCCGACCTGCGCACCGTCGTGTCCGCCCTGTGGATCGTCGCCGACCTGCAGCGCATGGGCGCCCTGGCCATCCACGTCGCCAAGGCGGCCCGCCGCCGTCACCCGGCCCCGGTCATCCCGGCCCAGCTGCGCCCCATCATCGAGCGGATGGGCTCGGTCGGCGTGCACCTGGCCGACCAGGCCGGCGTCGTGCTGCGCACCCGGGACGTCGAGCTCGCCCGCCGCCTCGAGCAGGAGGACGAGCTCATGGACGATCTGCAGCGGCAGATGTTCGCGGCCATGCTCTCCCCCACCTGGAGCCACGGCGTCGCCGCCGCCGTCGACATCTCGCTGCTGGTCCGCTTCTACGAGCGCTTCGCCGACCACGCGGTCGCCGTGGCCCGCCGCGTCATCTTCCTGGTCACCGGCGAGAACGTCGGCGGGGACACCACTCCCGCCCTGACCGCGCCCGAGCGCTGA
- a CDS encoding SDR family oxidoreductase: protein MTDQHTLQDPTKLYADRKPSEQYLEGAGTDAEMAQNVPADHGEDSYRGSGRLKGRKALVTGGDSGIGAAVAIAFAREGADVAISYLAEEEVDAQRIVGLIEAAGRTAVALPGDITSKEWCEELVAKAVEGLGGLDILVNNAGKQQNVDSILDLDDDEFDETFKTNVYATFRITKAAVPHLVPGSTIINTTSIQAYAPSPGLVHYAATKATVNNLAKGLAAQLAPKGIRVNAVAPGPIWTPLQPAGGQKPEALPSVGEQTYLGRWGQPAELAPAYVFLASGESSYVVGETLHVDGGMPTP, encoded by the coding sequence ATGACCGACCAGCACACCCTGCAGGACCCGACGAAGCTCTACGCCGACCGGAAGCCGAGCGAGCAGTACCTCGAGGGCGCCGGCACGGACGCCGAGATGGCGCAGAACGTCCCCGCCGACCACGGTGAGGACTCCTACCGGGGCTCCGGGCGGCTGAAGGGTCGCAAGGCGCTCGTCACCGGCGGTGATTCCGGCATCGGTGCGGCCGTCGCCATCGCCTTCGCCCGGGAGGGCGCCGACGTCGCGATCTCCTACCTCGCGGAGGAGGAGGTGGACGCGCAGCGCATCGTCGGTCTCATCGAGGCGGCCGGACGCACGGCCGTGGCCCTGCCCGGCGACATCACGTCCAAGGAATGGTGCGAGGAGCTCGTGGCCAAGGCCGTCGAGGGCCTGGGCGGGCTCGACATCCTGGTGAACAACGCCGGCAAGCAGCAGAACGTCGACTCGATCCTCGACCTAGACGACGACGAGTTCGACGAGACGTTCAAGACCAACGTCTACGCGACCTTCCGGATCACCAAGGCAGCCGTGCCGCACCTGGTGCCCGGCTCCACGATCATCAACACCACCTCGATCCAGGCCTACGCACCGTCGCCGGGTCTGGTGCACTACGCGGCGACCAAGGCGACGGTGAACAACCTGGCCAAGGGCCTCGCGGCGCAGCTCGCCCCGAAGGGCATCCGGGTGAACGCCGTCGCGCCCGGGCCGATCTGGACCCCGCTGCAGCCGGCGGGCGGGCAGAAGCCCGAGGCCCTGCCGAGCGTCGGGGAGCAGACCTACCTCGGACGCTGGGGGCAGCCGGCCGAGCTCGCACCGGCGTACGTGTTCCTGGCCAGCGGTGAGTCGTCGTACGTGGTGGGCGAGACCCTGCACGTCGATGGGGGCATGCCGACCCCGTGA
- a CDS encoding LCP family protein has protein sequence MTDGPASAGQPGSLDPAPSRGPHAHRGGWMAGHTVVALFSVLVLLVTGVEWFITSRFDSGLADNRISAIVSDDTHLSTATAAPGGGTSTSDGEAVPSFPAENILLLGSDTRAGANADSGNSDSTTEDGVANSDSLMLAHISSDRHITVLSIPRDTMIPAPTCNTWNSQTGELNDRIEPVSEGTRWHINSAFSVGGPQCTVRAVQALTGLRIDRVIGIDFAGFKNMVDALGGISVNICGPIVDAELQTVVAAGGVQTIHGDQALSLVRARKVIGDNDSDLSRIRRQQVVLSAILKQVTAAGTLLNPAKLNAFLQAFTDNTFTDNVTLDNLVTLAQSFGNLDPAKVTFYTLPTVPSTRESGALEVDDSKAPAVFSALLNDQPLPGEQPVATTPADPSTIPAPSTPDTPALPSTITTDPADVAVQVVNATGRTGVATAMMTALNDVGFAVTEDDLRVQDTEQSDLVVEYATGQQDAALTVAASLEGAGLVEVPGLAVPVRLIVGSSWDGAAQPVSVGADTPTWITTAAAPTGTDDLASTGAAPSGDASTLGSTDLPSVNAGQALCA, from the coding sequence GTGACCGACGGGCCGGCCAGTGCTGGGCAGCCAGGGTCCCTCGACCCCGCCCCCTCCCGCGGTCCGCACGCCCACCGGGGCGGCTGGATGGCCGGACACACCGTCGTCGCGCTGTTCTCCGTCCTGGTCCTGCTGGTCACCGGGGTGGAGTGGTTCATCACCTCCCGGTTCGACTCCGGATTGGCCGACAATCGAATCAGCGCGATCGTCTCGGACGACACCCACCTGTCCACCGCGACGGCCGCCCCGGGCGGCGGTACCTCCACCAGCGACGGCGAGGCGGTCCCGTCCTTCCCGGCGGAGAACATCCTGCTCTTGGGCTCGGACACCCGGGCCGGGGCCAACGCCGACTCCGGCAACTCGGATTCGACCACCGAGGACGGCGTCGCCAACTCCGACAGCCTGATGCTCGCGCACATCAGCAGCGATCGGCACATCACCGTGCTGTCCATCCCGCGGGACACGATGATCCCGGCCCCCACCTGCAACACCTGGAACAGCCAGACCGGTGAGCTCAACGACCGGATCGAGCCGGTCAGCGAGGGCACCCGCTGGCACATCAACTCGGCGTTCTCGGTCGGCGGGCCGCAGTGCACCGTGCGCGCCGTGCAGGCGCTGACCGGGCTGCGCATCGACCGGGTCATCGGCATCGACTTCGCCGGGTTCAAGAACATGGTCGACGCCCTCGGCGGGATCTCCGTCAACATCTGCGGCCCGATCGTCGACGCCGAACTGCAGACGGTGGTGGCGGCCGGCGGCGTGCAGACCATCCACGGCGATCAGGCCCTCAGCCTGGTCCGGGCCCGGAAGGTGATCGGCGACAACGACTCCGACCTGTCCCGGATCCGCCGCCAGCAGGTCGTGCTGTCCGCGATCCTCAAGCAGGTCACCGCGGCCGGGACTCTGCTGAACCCGGCGAAGCTGAACGCGTTCCTGCAGGCCTTCACCGACAACACCTTCACCGACAACGTCACCCTCGACAACCTCGTCACCCTGGCCCAGTCGTTCGGAAATCTCGATCCGGCCAAGGTCACCTTCTACACACTGCCCACCGTGCCCAGCACCCGTGAGTCCGGGGCACTGGAGGTCGACGACAGCAAGGCCCCGGCCGTGTTCTCGGCCCTGCTCAACGACCAGCCGCTGCCCGGCGAGCAGCCGGTCGCCACCACCCCGGCCGATCCGTCGACCATCCCGGCGCCGTCCACTCCCGACACCCCCGCACTGCCGTCCACGATCACCACGGACCCGGCCGACGTCGCCGTCCAGGTCGTCAACGCGACCGGACGCACCGGGGTGGCCACCGCGATGATGACCGCCCTGAACGACGTCGGCTTCGCCGTGACCGAGGACGATCTGCGCGTGCAGGACACCGAGCAGTCCGACCTCGTCGTGGAGTACGCCACCGGTCAGCAGGACGCGGCGCTCACCGTGGCCGCCAGCCTCGAGGGGGCCGGACTCGTCGAGGTGCCCGGACTGGCCGTGCCGGTGCGTCTGATCGTCGGCTCCTCGTGGGACGGTGCCGCCCAGCCGGTGTCGGTCGGTGCGGACACCCCGACCTGGATCACCACGGCGGCCGCTCCGACCGGCACGGACGACCTCGCGAGCACCGGGGCCGCCCCGTCCGGAGACGCCTCCACGCTGGGTTCGACGGACCTGCCGTCGGTCAACGCCGGGCAGGCCCTCTGCGCGTAG
- the dusB gene encoding tRNA dihydrouridine synthase DusB, whose translation MVDVTDLATLDPTTDPTPAAGPPAGAQAAPLTVGPYKVWPPVVLAPMAGITNASFRRLCREFGAGLYVCEMITTRALLGRSAKTMEMIRFEPEEHPRSLQLYGVDPDVVAAAVRMVVQEDLADHIDLNFGCPVPKVTRKGGGSALPWKRRLFTEIVRRAVQEAGDVPVTVKMRIGIDDDHITYLDAGRIAQDCGVAAVALHGRTAIQHYSGTADWSAIARLKEAVTEVPVLGNGDIFAASDALDMMARTGCDGVVVGRGCQGRPWLFAELAAAFDGRPAPAAPDLRSVAGTLRRHAELLAAEMGEDRGMRDLRKHIAWYLKGFAAPSEVRRELGMISSLAGLDELLARLDLDQPFPAAADGPRGRQGSPQAKVHLPEGWLDDPDSLAVPEGAELDAGGG comes from the coding sequence ATGGTGGACGTGACCGATCTGGCGACCCTCGACCCGACGACCGATCCGACCCCCGCGGCCGGGCCCCCGGCCGGCGCGCAGGCGGCCCCGTTGACGGTCGGCCCGTACAAGGTCTGGCCGCCGGTGGTCCTGGCCCCGATGGCCGGCATCACCAACGCCTCGTTCCGCCGCCTGTGCCGCGAGTTCGGCGCCGGGCTCTACGTCTGCGAGATGATCACCACCCGGGCCCTGCTCGGTCGCAGCGCGAAGACGATGGAGATGATCCGGTTCGAACCGGAGGAGCACCCGCGCTCGCTGCAGCTCTACGGCGTGGATCCCGACGTGGTGGCCGCGGCCGTCCGGATGGTCGTCCAGGAGGACCTCGCCGACCACATCGACCTGAACTTCGGCTGCCCCGTCCCCAAGGTGACCCGCAAGGGCGGCGGCTCGGCCCTGCCGTGGAAGCGGCGCCTGTTCACCGAGATCGTCCGCCGCGCGGTGCAGGAGGCCGGCGACGTCCCCGTCACCGTGAAGATGCGGATCGGCATCGACGACGACCACATCACCTACCTCGACGCCGGGCGCATCGCCCAGGACTGCGGGGTGGCCGCCGTCGCGCTGCACGGGCGCACCGCGATCCAGCACTACTCCGGTACCGCCGACTGGTCGGCCATCGCCCGGTTGAAGGAGGCCGTCACCGAGGTCCCCGTGCTCGGCAACGGCGACATCTTCGCCGCGTCCGACGCCCTGGACATGATGGCGCGCACCGGTTGTGACGGCGTCGTCGTCGGTCGGGGCTGCCAGGGCCGGCCCTGGCTCTTCGCCGAACTGGCCGCCGCGTTCGACGGCCGCCCCGCCCCGGCGGCCCCGGATCTGCGCTCCGTGGCGGGCACGCTGCGTCGGCACGCCGAGCTGCTGGCCGCGGAGATGGGCGAGGACCGCGGGATGCGCGATCTGCGCAAGCACATCGCCTGGTACCTCAAGGGTTTCGCGGCCCCGTCCGAGGTACGCCGTGAGCTGGGCATGATCTCGAGCCTGGCCGGCCTCGACGAGCTGTTGGCCCGCCTCGATCTCGACCAGCCCTTCCCGGCCGCCGCCGACGGGCCCCGCGGACGGCAGGGTTCCCCCCAGGCCAAGGTCCACCTGCCCGAGGGCTGGTTGGACGACCCGGACAGCCTGGCCGTGCCCGAGGGGGCCGAACTGGACGCCGGCGGCGGCTGA
- a CDS encoding epoxide hydrolase family protein gives MALPPAAPPAVDEAVLDDLRARLAAFRAVPLPAGHGWSRGVDPGYLTELVTWWRDEYDWRAAERTVRELPWAVAGVGDSAVRAVLRTGSTPGLPVLFLHGWPDSVLRFTRVLAGSADLTAVVPALPGYPFAAPTRPVGMSAADTAHLLAAAMTEWGFPRFVVSAGDVGCDVAEVLAAEYPERVAALHLTDVSQHHFLRDGLADDATDEERAYLARGQDWQRREGGYSHEQSTRPQTLAVGLGDSPAGLAAWIVDKLRSWSDCGGDVESVFPREDLLTWVTAYWVSGAIGTSFTPYVDQVVRPDRFPPPAVFTVFPRDLVNAPRAFAERMFDVRAWTEHEHGGHFAAWECPQDYLAGVRAAVALAGGSTNV, from the coding sequence ATGGCCCTGCCCCCCGCAGCACCCCCGGCGGTCGACGAGGCGGTGCTGGACGACCTCCGGGCCCGGCTGGCCGCCTTCCGTGCCGTTCCCCTCCCCGCCGGTCACGGCTGGTCCCGCGGGGTCGATCCGGGCTATCTGACCGAGCTCGTCACGTGGTGGCGGGACGAGTACGACTGGCGCGCTGCGGAGCGGACGGTGCGCGAACTGCCCTGGGCGGTCGCCGGTGTCGGGGACTCCGCGGTCCGGGCGGTGCTCCGGACGGGATCGACCCCGGGCCTGCCCGTGCTGTTCCTGCACGGTTGGCCGGACTCGGTGCTCAGATTCACCCGGGTGCTCGCCGGGTCCGCCGATCTCACCGCGGTCGTGCCGGCGCTCCCCGGCTACCCGTTCGCCGCACCCACCCGACCGGTCGGGATGTCGGCGGCGGACACGGCCCATCTGCTGGCCGCGGCCATGACGGAGTGGGGCTTCCCGCGGTTCGTGGTCTCCGCCGGTGACGTCGGCTGCGATGTCGCCGAGGTGCTGGCCGCGGAGTACCCGGAGCGGGTGGCGGCGCTGCACCTGACCGATGTCTCCCAGCACCACTTCCTGCGCGACGGCCTCGCCGACGACGCCACCGACGAGGAGCGCGCCTACCTGGCCCGGGGGCAGGACTGGCAGCGCCGCGAGGGCGGCTACTCCCACGAGCAGTCGACCAGACCGCAGACCCTGGCTGTCGGGCTCGGGGACTCCCCGGCCGGTCTGGCCGCGTGGATCGTGGACAAGCTGCGGAGCTGGAGCGACTGCGGGGGTGACGTGGAATCGGTCTTCCCCCGGGAGGACCTGCTGACCTGGGTCACCGCGTACTGGGTGAGCGGCGCCATCGGCACCTCGTTCACCCCGTACGTGGATCAGGTCGTGCGGCCGGACCGCTTCCCGCCGCCGGCGGTGTTCACCGTCTTCCCGCGGGACCTGGTCAACGCCCCCCGCGCGTTCGCCGAGCGGATGTTCGACGTCCGCGCGTGGACCGAGCACGAGCACGGCGGTCATTTCGCGGCCTGGGAATGCCCGCAGGACTACCTGGCCGGGGTCCGTGCCGCGGTGGCGCTGGCCGGCGGGTCGACAAATGTCTGA
- a CDS encoding alpha/beta hydrolase gives MSERRAVAGGTVVPLSRPFQGYRLAHERAGSGPAVVLLHGWPGDRHDFAAVVPLLADRATVITPDLRGFGESDFHDGADVRAFSVEAQAAGVLDLLDELGVERAVVGGYDIGSRIGQQLAALAPHRVAALVLTPPLPGAGDRLLAAPVQREFWYQVLHRLDLADRLFDGQPAAVAAYLEHIWTHWSGPGHPVPAEDLRRLVELYSRPGAFTASIAWYRSRPHPSTVRPEEPPPSAERPAIPVEALWPEFDPLFPSAWADRLDEW, from the coding sequence ATGTCTGAGCGGCGTGCGGTCGCGGGCGGCACCGTCGTCCCCCTCTCCCGCCCGTTCCAGGGCTACCGGCTGGCCCACGAACGGGCCGGGAGCGGGCCGGCCGTCGTGCTGCTGCACGGCTGGCCCGGGGATCGGCACGACTTCGCCGCGGTCGTCCCGCTGCTCGCCGACCGGGCCACGGTCATCACCCCGGACCTGCGGGGCTTCGGGGAGTCCGACTTCCACGACGGTGCGGACGTCCGGGCGTTCTCGGTGGAGGCGCAGGCCGCCGGGGTGCTCGATCTGCTGGACGAGCTGGGTGTCGAACGGGCGGTGGTCGGCGGGTACGACATCGGCAGCCGGATCGGCCAGCAGCTGGCGGCCCTGGCGCCGCACCGGGTGGCCGCGCTGGTGCTGACCCCACCGTTGCCCGGCGCGGGGGACCGGCTGCTCGCGGCACCGGTGCAGCGGGAGTTCTGGTACCAGGTGCTGCACCGGTTGGATCTGGCCGACCGGCTCTTCGACGGGCAGCCCGCCGCGGTCGCCGCCTACCTGGAGCACATCTGGACGCACTGGTCCGGACCCGGCCATCCGGTGCCCGCGGAGGATCTGCGGCGTCTGGTCGAGCTGTACTCCCGGCCGGGGGCCTTCACCGCCTCGATCGCCTGGTACCGATCGCGTCCCCATCCGTCCACGGTCCGGCCCGAGGAGCCGCCGCCCTCCGCCGAGCGGCCGGCGATCCCGGTCGAGGCGCTCTGGCCGGAGTTCGATCCGTTGTTCCCGAGCGCCTGGGCAGACCGGCTGGACGAGTGGTAA
- a CDS encoding VOC family protein, whose protein sequence is MSITTAVHLNFRRQAQEALTFYRSVFGGELTLATYTQAQMPVADDEGDLIAWGEVRSSDGFHVMAYDVPAARAHDAGIDPVFVSVRGNDEKETRRYWAGLADGGTIKADLGPSGWAPLYGMVTDRFGITWILDVTAPWAG, encoded by the coding sequence ATGAGCATCACCACCGCCGTCCACCTGAACTTCCGGCGCCAGGCCCAGGAAGCGCTGACCTTCTACCGGTCGGTCTTCGGTGGTGAGCTGACCCTGGCCACCTACACGCAGGCGCAGATGCCCGTGGCCGACGACGAGGGCGACCTGATCGCCTGGGGCGAGGTGCGCTCCTCCGACGGCTTCCACGTCATGGCCTACGACGTCCCCGCGGCGCGGGCCCACGACGCCGGCATCGACCCGGTCTTCGTCTCCGTCCGCGGGAACGACGAGAAGGAGACCCGGCGGTACTGGGCCGGCCTGGCCGACGGCGGCACGATCAAGGCCGATCTGGGCCCGTCCGGCTGGGCGCCGCTCTACGGGATGGTCACCGACCGCTTCGGCATCACCTGGATCCTGGACGTCACGGCCCCCTGGGCCGGCTGA
- a CDS encoding helix-turn-helix transcriptional regulator, whose protein sequence is MSGTSERLLALLSLLQARRDWPGQVLAERLEVSPRTVRRDVDRLRELGYPIAASKGPDGGYRLDAGVHLPPLLFDDEQAVALVVALQLVPAAGAGVAEAAARALATLRQVMPTRLRHRIDSVRVTAVRSGASPREVDPAVLVAVTDAVRAREVLRFDHARADGTVGPDGPARRAEPHEVISRDGRWYLLGWDLDRADWRTYRLDRMTPRMPTGPRFTPRPVPGGDVASFVTGLFRGSRTGDSWPCHGRVTLHAPAAQIAPYVGDATLVALGPDRCELSAGSWSWDGLAASIARYGVEFTVLDPPALRDAVAVLAARCAAAVVSTG, encoded by the coding sequence ATGAGCGGGACGTCGGAACGGTTGCTGGCACTGCTGTCCCTCCTGCAGGCCCGGCGGGACTGGCCGGGCCAGGTGCTGGCCGAACGCCTGGAGGTCAGTCCACGGACGGTGCGGCGGGACGTGGACCGGCTGCGCGAGCTGGGGTATCCGATCGCCGCGAGCAAGGGGCCGGACGGGGGGTACCGGCTCGACGCCGGCGTGCACCTGCCGCCCCTGCTGTTCGACGACGAGCAGGCCGTCGCCCTGGTGGTCGCCCTGCAGCTCGTGCCCGCGGCCGGGGCGGGGGTCGCCGAGGCCGCTGCCCGGGCGCTGGCCACCCTCCGGCAGGTCATGCCGACCCGACTCCGTCACCGCATCGACTCCGTCCGGGTCACCGCCGTCCGGTCCGGCGCCTCCCCTCGCGAGGTGGATCCGGCGGTGCTCGTCGCGGTGACCGATGCCGTGCGCGCACGGGAGGTGCTGCGTTTCGACCACGCGCGGGCCGACGGCACGGTCGGACCGGACGGGCCGGCTCGTCGGGCCGAGCCCCACGAGGTGATCAGCCGGGACGGACGGTGGTACCTGCTGGGCTGGGATCTGGACCGGGCCGACTGGCGCACCTACCGCCTCGACCGGATGACCCCACGGATGCCGACCGGGCCGCGGTTCACGCCGCGCCCGGTGCCGGGTGGTGACGTGGCGAGCTTCGTGACCGGGCTGTTCCGTGGATCGCGCACCGGCGACTCCTGGCCGTGCCACGGCCGGGTCACCCTGCACGCCCCCGCGGCGCAGATCGCCCCGTACGTGGGTGACGCGACCCTGGTCGCCCTCGGCCCCGACCGCTGTGAGCTGTCCGCCGGATCGTGGTCCTGGGACGGGCTGGCCGCGTCGATCGCCCGGTACGGCGTCGAGTTCACGGTGCTGGACCCGCCGGCGCTGCGGGACGCGGTCGCGGTCCTGGCCGCCCGGTGTGCCGCGGCGGTCGTGTCCACCGGCTGA